Proteins from a single region of Rhodovibrio salinarum DSM 9154:
- a CDS encoding gamma-glutamylcyclotransferase family protein: protein MLFFFYGTLMDRELRQHVLGARAQGLRVTPGVLIHHRRFAARYGDYPVLVPELNGRVSGVFVEGMDAHALTWIAHFEGPWYLPQRVTAFDERRQRLRPWAFRPTHRDAATREPWNFRRWQRTGKPEVREMLNTWLMHRSDGLPIALDTPWLARRRLQDVIHQGVDQPRPNVHLDRRAIADAGLDEGDDRMTTAAA, encoded by the coding sequence ATGCTGTTCTTCTTCTACGGCACTTTGATGGATCGCGAGCTGCGTCAGCATGTGCTGGGCGCGCGTGCCCAGGGGCTGCGCGTGACGCCGGGGGTCTTGATCCACCATCGCCGCTTCGCCGCGAGGTATGGCGATTATCCGGTCCTGGTCCCGGAGCTGAATGGGCGTGTCTCGGGCGTGTTCGTGGAGGGCATGGACGCCCATGCGCTCACTTGGATCGCGCATTTCGAAGGACCGTGGTACCTGCCGCAACGGGTCACGGCGTTCGATGAGCGTCGCCAGCGCCTGCGCCCCTGGGCGTTTCGGCCGACCCATCGCGATGCGGCCACGCGCGAGCCCTGGAACTTCCGCCGCTGGCAGCGCACCGGCAAGCCGGAAGTGCGGGAGATGCTGAACACCTGGCTTATGCACCGCAGCGATGGCCTGCCGATCGCCCTCGACACGCCTTGGCTGGCGCGCCGTCGCCTGCAGGATGTCATTCATCAGGGCGTCGATCAGCCCCGCCCCAACGTGCACCTCGACCGCCGCGCGATCGCAGACGCCGGCCTCGACGAAGGCGATGACCGCATGACGACGGCCGCGGCGTAA
- a CDS encoding phasin family protein gives MTTQKKSQAQAAQDVFKPVEDAVNAGKEQIESVVKASNEAATKQYEQVVSMAKEQAEKASSTAFKNYDEASQLNKANVDAVVQASSIAAKGVEQMNREFMTFAQQRIEANMNLAKKMFGAKTLREFFDAQTDFARQNFDTFMAESAKMTELSVKVSNEAMEPIQSQTNKTVEKVMKSAA, from the coding sequence ATGACCACCCAGAAGAAGAGCCAGGCCCAGGCCGCCCAGGACGTGTTCAAGCCCGTCGAGGATGCGGTCAACGCCGGCAAGGAGCAGATCGAGAGCGTCGTGAAGGCCAGCAACGAGGCTGCCACGAAGCAGTACGAGCAGGTCGTTTCGATGGCCAAGGAGCAGGCCGAGAAGGCGTCCAGCACCGCGTTCAAGAACTACGACGAGGCCAGCCAGCTGAATAAGGCCAACGTCGACGCGGTCGTGCAGGCCTCTTCGATCGCCGCCAAGGGCGTCGAGCAGATGAACCGCGAGTTCATGACCTTCGCCCAGCAGCGCATCGAGGCCAACATGAACCTGGCCAAGAAGATGTTCGGCGCGAAGACCCTGCGTGAGTTCTTCGACGCGCAGACCGACTTCGCCCGTCAGAACTTCGATACCTTCATGGCCGAGAGCGCCAAGATGACCGAGCTGTCGGTCAAGGTGTCGAACGAGGCGATGGAGCCGATCCAGAGCCAGACCAACAAGACGGTCGAGAAGGTCATGAAGTCCGCCGCGTAA
- a CDS encoding peptidase, producing the protein MTYCLAIRVQEGLVCLADGRITSGNQVSAAPKASFHGAEDRPFIVMTSGLRSLRDKTLAYLDRDVRRQHADGFPQLLDAVDVYARCLRRTAEEDRGALESSNLRFNLHAIIAGQMPEDPRPTAFLVYPEGNWIEVNERTPYLSIGAVAYGKPILDRTLADDTPMAIALKAAYLSFDSTRVSSADVGFPMDMMTLASDDPTWRTHHFQHDQLREQREWWNRHLTELTAKLPDQPWQDVLPPATGPGRISVVGRSEE; encoded by the coding sequence ATGACCTACTGCCTTGCGATCCGCGTCCAGGAAGGTCTGGTATGTCTGGCCGACGGACGCATCACCAGCGGCAACCAAGTCTCCGCCGCGCCCAAGGCCAGCTTCCACGGGGCGGAAGACCGACCGTTCATCGTCATGACGTCGGGGCTGCGTTCGCTGCGCGACAAGACGCTGGCCTACCTGGACCGCGACGTGCGCCGTCAGCACGCGGACGGCTTCCCGCAGCTACTGGATGCGGTCGATGTCTACGCCCGCTGCCTGCGTCGAACGGCGGAAGAAGACCGGGGCGCCTTGGAGAGCTCGAACCTGCGCTTCAATCTGCACGCCATCATCGCCGGACAGATGCCGGAGGACCCGCGGCCGACCGCCTTCCTGGTGTATCCAGAAGGCAACTGGATCGAGGTCAATGAGCGCACCCCCTATCTGTCGATCGGTGCGGTCGCCTACGGCAAGCCGATCCTCGACCGCACGCTGGCGGATGACACGCCGATGGCGATCGCACTCAAAGCGGCTTACCTGTCGTTCGATTCCACGCGGGTCAGCTCGGCCGACGTCGGCTTCCCGATGGACATGATGACGCTGGCGAGTGACGACCCGACCTGGCGCACCCATCACTTTCAGCACGACCAGTTGCGCGAGCAGCGGGAATGGTGGAACCGACACCTGACCGAATTGACCGCCAAGCTGCCCGACCAGCCCTGGCAGGACGTGCTGCCGCCCGCCACCGGGCCGGGCCGGATCAGCGTGGTCGGGCGCAGCGAAGAGTAA
- a CDS encoding aminotransferase class I/II-fold pyridoxal phosphate-dependent enzyme produces the protein MSQIPFTDIVANLPASVPFVGPEQIERERGFTFRAKLGANESPFGPSPKARDAIQTAIEDSWEYPDATSVTLRQAIARHWDINTDNVLVGAGIDELLGNVVRMTVPPGGAVVTSNGAYPTFNYHVHGFGGTLHLVDYRDDHEDLDALAAKAQAVDARLVYLSNPDNPMGTRHTADAVADFRRRLPTDTLLVLDEAYSEFAPEGTNPPVDPSDTNLIRLRTFSKIYGLAALRVGYAIAHADAVTGLNKIRNHFGVNRVAQHAARAALEDQAYIDALKNEIERGKRAYAEIARRHGFTALPSFTNFVTIEVGGVARGDRLLKALQDRRVFIRKPGVPPLDRCIRVTVGPEDQRTIFEQAFAEAVQEVG, from the coding sequence ATGAGCCAGATCCCGTTCACCGATATCGTCGCCAATCTACCCGCGAGCGTGCCATTCGTGGGCCCTGAGCAAATCGAGCGCGAGCGCGGCTTCACCTTCCGCGCCAAGCTGGGCGCCAACGAAAGCCCGTTCGGACCGAGCCCGAAGGCGCGCGATGCCATCCAAACGGCCATTGAAGACAGCTGGGAATATCCGGACGCCACTTCCGTCACGCTGCGCCAGGCGATCGCCCGGCATTGGGATATCAACACCGACAACGTTCTGGTGGGCGCGGGGATCGACGAGCTGCTTGGCAACGTCGTCCGCATGACCGTGCCGCCCGGCGGTGCGGTGGTCACCTCGAACGGCGCCTACCCCACGTTCAATTACCATGTGCACGGCTTCGGCGGGACGCTGCACCTGGTCGACTACCGCGACGACCACGAGGACCTGGACGCGCTGGCCGCCAAGGCACAGGCGGTGGACGCGCGGCTGGTTTACCTGTCGAACCCAGACAATCCGATGGGCACCCGCCATACGGCCGACGCGGTAGCCGACTTCCGCCGCCGCCTGCCCACGGATACGCTGCTGGTATTGGACGAGGCCTATAGCGAGTTCGCGCCGGAGGGAACCAACCCGCCGGTCGATCCTTCGGACACCAACCTGATCCGGCTGCGTACCTTCTCCAAGATCTACGGTTTGGCGGCTCTGCGCGTCGGCTACGCGATCGCGCACGCCGACGCGGTGACCGGACTGAACAAGATCCGCAACCACTTCGGCGTCAACCGCGTGGCCCAGCACGCCGCCCGCGCCGCGCTGGAGGACCAGGCCTATATCGACGCCCTGAAGAACGAGATCGAGCGCGGCAAGCGCGCCTATGCCGAGATCGCCCGCCGGCACGGTTTCACCGCCCTGCCCTCCTTCACCAACTTCGTGACGATCGAAGTCGGCGGGGTCGCGCGCGGGGACCGGTTGCTAAAGGCGCTGCAGGACCGCCGCGTCTTCATCCGTAAACCGGGGGTCCCCCCACTCGACCGCTGCATCCGCGTCACCGTCGGCCCGGAAGACCAGCGCACCATCTTCGAGCAGGCCTTCGCCGAGGCGGTGCAGGAGGTCGGCTGA
- a CDS encoding zinc-dependent alcohol dehydrogenase family protein, whose amino-acid sequence MKAAIFENFRTPPEVREVPDPDCPADGALVRVHACGVCRSDWHAWTGSDPDVVAPHVGGHEFAGVVERVGRHVERVRPGDRVTAPFILSCGRCQTCRGGDATACDRQDVIGFTRWGSFAELVAVPRADFNMVALPDQLPAVAAAGMGCRVTTAFRALADRARLQPGEWLVVHGCGGVGLSAVALGAAMGARVLAVDIDAAALERADALGATRTLNAGSVDEVGHAVRTMTDGGAQVSLDALGITETFRNSLYSLAKLGRHVQIGMPLDRHAEPPVPLLELVYARQIAILGTRGMAAGRFDNLFGLIAGGRFDPSLLVERTIPLSGVADALAAMNGYTSPGVTVIDRFDA is encoded by the coding sequence ATGAAAGCCGCGATCTTCGAAAACTTCCGCACCCCGCCGGAGGTGCGCGAAGTCCCCGACCCGGACTGCCCCGCCGATGGCGCCCTGGTGCGGGTGCATGCCTGCGGCGTCTGCCGCTCGGACTGGCACGCCTGGACCGGCAGCGACCCGGATGTCGTGGCTCCGCACGTAGGCGGGCACGAATTCGCCGGCGTGGTCGAGCGGGTTGGACGTCACGTCGAACGCGTGCGCCCGGGCGACCGCGTCACCGCACCGTTCATCCTCTCCTGTGGCCGTTGCCAGACCTGCCGGGGCGGCGATGCAACCGCCTGCGACCGACAGGACGTGATCGGTTTCACCCGCTGGGGCAGCTTTGCCGAGCTGGTCGCCGTGCCGCGCGCCGACTTCAACATGGTCGCCCTGCCCGACCAACTGCCGGCGGTCGCCGCCGCGGGGATGGGCTGCCGGGTGACCACGGCGTTCCGCGCGCTGGCAGACCGCGCCCGTCTGCAACCCGGCGAGTGGCTGGTGGTGCACGGCTGCGGCGGTGTCGGCCTGTCGGCGGTCGCGTTGGGCGCGGCGATGGGCGCCCGCGTACTGGCGGTGGACATCGACGCCGCCGCGCTCGAACGCGCGGACGCACTGGGCGCCACACGCACGCTGAATGCCGGCTCGGTCGACGAGGTTGGCCATGCGGTGCGCACGATGACGGACGGCGGCGCGCAGGTTTCGCTCGACGCCCTCGGCATCACCGAGACCTTCCGGAACTCGCTCTATAGCCTTGCCAAGCTCGGCCGCCATGTGCAGATCGGCATGCCGCTCGACCGGCACGCGGAGCCGCCGGTGCCCCTGCTCGAACTGGTCTACGCCCGGCAAATCGCGATTCTGGGCACCCGCGGCATGGCGGCCGGCCGGTTCGACAATTTATTCGGCTTGATCGCTGGCGGACGCTTTGATCCCAGTCTTCTGGTCGAGCGCACGATCCCCCTGTCCGGTGTCGCCGACGCGCTGGCCGCGATGAACGGCTATACCAGCCCGGGCGTCACGGTGATCGACCGGTTCGACGCCTGA
- the dacB gene encoding D-alanyl-D-alanine carboxypeptidase/D-alanyl-D-alanine endopeptidase: MAALLLTACTTSQPPAPSPAAKPAPPAREAEPDVPDGRDLDATSAPVKQTAEPEVRPARMGPPLTHEDAQAARQLIRAHGFAPQDVGFLVTDLPGRELAAHNARQAFIPASVAKLPTAVAALELLGGDHRFDTRMTATAQPRAGRLDGDLWLVGGGDPLLGADGLVHLCRDLHRAGVRQVIGDFYYDTTLYQERRAIRDDQPMTAGYNPGVSALSINFNRLPVRWGTGAPSDPEAWTLPSVPSVSLSLRRRSPQGQESGDWLPDGNGWQLSTGARGYGQDSLPLKHPAQVAAEATRQVCQRMGVKLPAPEPGTAPSEARALAEHPSPPLHEAVRSMLRYSNNLVAELIGLAAGRQLTGQPLGSSQSAIAVGQWYARTLPQTDWARFDPGNHSGLNAAGRVTPAELAAILRFAHDRRYGQAQRTLMELLPTVGLDGGLGRRLQTPDTAFAVFAKTGTMNFVSGLAGYLPTQTGRARMFAIFVNDKPLRRAYDANPRAAVWGRQAGDWRNRAKDLEAALVRLWTDPTRRREAVPTAMLQRSE, translated from the coding sequence GTGGCCGCCCTGCTGCTGACCGCCTGTACGACGTCGCAGCCGCCAGCCCCGTCGCCCGCCGCCAAGCCCGCGCCGCCGGCGCGCGAAGCTGAGCCCGATGTGCCGGATGGGCGGGATCTGGATGCCACCTCAGCGCCGGTGAAGCAGACGGCGGAACCGGAGGTCCGCCCGGCCCGCATGGGCCCGCCGCTGACCCACGAGGATGCGCAGGCGGCGCGCCAACTGATCCGCGCCCACGGCTTCGCGCCCCAGGATGTCGGCTTCCTGGTGACCGATCTACCCGGCCGGGAGCTGGCGGCGCACAACGCCCGGCAAGCGTTCATCCCGGCCTCCGTCGCGAAACTGCCGACGGCCGTGGCGGCGCTGGAGCTTCTGGGCGGCGATCACCGCTTCGATACCCGCATGACCGCCACCGCACAGCCCCGCGCGGGTCGATTGGACGGTGATCTGTGGTTGGTCGGGGGCGGCGATCCGCTGTTGGGCGCGGACGGCTTGGTGCATCTGTGCCGCGATCTGCACCGCGCGGGTGTGCGTCAGGTAATTGGAGATTTCTACTACGACACCACGCTTTATCAGGAGCGTCGGGCGATCCGCGACGATCAGCCGATGACCGCGGGCTACAACCCGGGCGTTTCGGCGCTGTCGATCAACTTCAACCGCCTGCCCGTACGCTGGGGCACCGGCGCGCCGAGCGATCCGGAGGCCTGGACCCTGCCGTCAGTCCCCTCGGTCTCCCTGTCGTTGCGCCGTCGGTCACCGCAGGGACAGGAATCTGGCGATTGGCTGCCCGATGGGAACGGCTGGCAACTGTCGACCGGCGCGCGCGGTTACGGACAGGACTCGCTGCCGCTGAAACACCCCGCGCAGGTCGCGGCAGAGGCGACACGGCAGGTTTGCCAGCGGATGGGGGTGAAGCTGCCGGCGCCCGAACCGGGGACGGCGCCGTCGGAGGCGCGCGCGCTGGCTGAACACCCGAGCCCGCCATTGCACGAGGCGGTGCGTTCGATGCTGCGCTACTCCAACAACCTGGTGGCCGAGTTGATCGGGCTTGCCGCCGGTCGGCAGTTGACCGGCCAGCCGCTTGGGTCGTCGCAGTCGGCGATCGCCGTGGGGCAGTGGTATGCGCGCACCCTGCCACAGACCGACTGGGCACGTTTCGATCCCGGGAACCATTCCGGGCTCAACGCGGCGGGCCGGGTGACGCCGGCGGAGCTGGCCGCGATCCTGCGGTTCGCGCATGACAGGCGGTATGGCCAGGCCCAACGCACCCTGATGGAGTTGCTGCCGACGGTGGGTCTGGATGGCGGCCTGGGACGGCGGCTGCAAACCCCGGATACCGCGTTTGCCGTGTTCGCCAAGACCGGCACGATGAACTTCGTCAGCGGTCTGGCCGGCTACTTGCCGACGCAAACGGGACGGGCGCGGATGTTCGCGATCTTTGTCAACGACAAGCCATTGCGCCGGGCTTACGACGCGAATCCCCGCGCCGCCGTTTGGGGGCGCCAGGCCGGCGACTGGCGGAACCGGGCGAAGGACCTCGAGGCCGCGCTGGTGCGCCTCTGGACCGATCCGACGCGACGGCGCGAGGCGGTGCCCACGGCCATGTTGCAGCGCAGCGAATAG
- a CDS encoding nucleoside deaminase, translating into MARIEPTADDRRFMQEAIAEAHAGYDEGGVPVGAVLVRDGQVLARGRNRLQQEGNPILHGETDCLRQFGRGGEFAGTTLYTTLSPCAMCAGAIILFGIPRVIVGENRNFAGEMDWLLDRGVEVGLLDDPDLADFFARFVAERPHQWGEDIKGYEQGESV; encoded by the coding sequence ATGGCACGGATCGAGCCGACCGCCGATGACCGGCGTTTCATGCAGGAGGCGATCGCCGAGGCGCACGCCGGCTACGACGAGGGCGGTGTGCCGGTCGGCGCGGTGCTGGTCCGCGATGGTCAGGTGCTGGCGCGTGGGCGTAATCGCCTGCAGCAAGAGGGCAACCCGATCCTGCACGGGGAGACCGACTGTCTCCGGCAGTTCGGCCGCGGCGGCGAGTTCGCCGGTACGACGCTGTACACCACGCTCAGTCCCTGTGCGATGTGCGCGGGCGCGATCATCCTGTTCGGCATTCCGCGCGTGATCGTCGGCGAGAACCGCAATTTCGCGGGCGAAATGGACTGGCTGCTGGATCGCGGGGTCGAGGTCGGCCTGCTCGACGATCCGGACCTCGCCGACTTCTTCGCCCGCTTCGTCGCCGAGCGCCCACACCAGTGGGGCGAGGACATCAAGGGCTACGAGCAGGGCGAGAGCGTCTGA
- a CDS encoding LOG family protein, whose amino-acid sequence MTQFSDDSGGDNGFRKPIKAYANLDFLQSKDARQLRILAEYLEPESRFEHYKIDDTIVFMGSARLKPRDVAEEILHKAEAGEGDVPLAKARHDLWMSKYYEDARELARRLTEWSKELDETDRRFVVCTGGGPGVMEAANRGASEARGMNIGLSITLPLEQHENPYVTRELGFEFHYFFMRKFWFTYLAKAVIFFPGGFGTLDELFEILTLLQTQKVKKRMPIVLFGSDFWRETINFDALVKYGTINEADKNLFTITDDLDEAYEIITRELREYGLKEPGAHL is encoded by the coding sequence ATGACCCAATTCTCCGACGACAGCGGCGGCGACAACGGCTTCCGCAAGCCGATCAAGGCTTACGCCAATCTCGATTTCCTGCAGAGCAAGGATGCCCGCCAGTTGCGTATCCTGGCGGAGTATCTGGAGCCGGAAAGCCGGTTCGAGCATTACAAGATCGACGACACGATCGTTTTCATGGGCTCCGCACGGCTGAAGCCGCGCGACGTCGCCGAGGAAATCCTGCACAAGGCGGAGGCCGGCGAGGGCGACGTGCCGCTCGCCAAGGCGCGCCACGACCTGTGGATGTCGAAGTATTACGAGGACGCGCGCGAGCTCGCCCGGCGGCTGACCGAATGGTCGAAGGAGCTGGACGAGACCGACCGGCGCTTCGTCGTCTGCACCGGCGGTGGCCCCGGTGTGATGGAGGCTGCCAACCGCGGCGCCAGCGAGGCGCGCGGCATGAACATCGGCCTGTCGATCACCCTGCCGCTGGAGCAGCACGAGAACCCCTACGTCACCCGCGAGTTGGGCTTCGAATTCCACTACTTCTTCATGCGGAAGTTCTGGTTCACCTATCTCGCCAAGGCGGTGATCTTCTTCCCTGGCGGTTTCGGTACGCTGGACGAACTGTTCGAGATCCTGACCCTGCTGCAGACGCAGAAGGTCAAGAAGCGCATGCCGATCGTGCTGTTCGGCTCCGATTTCTGGCGTGAGACGATCAATTTCGACGCGCTGGTCAAATACGGTACCATCAACGAGGCGGACAAGAATCTCTTCACGATCACCGATGATCTGGACGAGGCGTACGAGATCATCACCCGCGAACTGCGGGAATACGGCCTGAAGGAACCGGGCGCGCACCTTTAA
- the ppa gene encoding inorganic diphosphatase yields the protein MNIDKISVGKNPPWQVNAIIEVPMNSDPVKYELDKDSGALVVDRFLHTAMYYPCNYGFIPHTLSDDGDPIDVLVVNRQPVQPGSVMAIRPIGVLVMSDEAGEDEKLLAAPVDKLDPYFSEVKSYKDMPQAYLDQIAHFFQHYKDLEKEKWVKIERWGEADEAAKMIEAAIQRAQGKAAE from the coding sequence GTGAACATCGATAAGATCAGCGTCGGCAAGAACCCGCCATGGCAGGTCAATGCCATCATCGAGGTGCCGATGAATTCGGACCCGGTGAAGTACGAGCTGGACAAGGACTCCGGTGCGCTGGTCGTCGACCGCTTCCTGCACACGGCGATGTACTATCCGTGCAACTACGGGTTCATCCCGCACACGCTGTCGGATGACGGCGACCCGATCGACGTGCTGGTGGTTAACCGTCAGCCGGTCCAGCCGGGCTCCGTCATGGCGATCCGTCCGATCGGCGTCCTGGTGATGTCCGACGAAGCTGGCGAGGACGAGAAGCTGCTTGCCGCGCCGGTCGACAAGCTCGATCCCTATTTCTCCGAGGTGAAGTCCTACAAGGACATGCCGCAGGCTTACCTCGACCAGATCGCGCACTTCTTCCAGCACTACAAGGATCTGGAGAAGGAGAAGTGGGTCAAGATCGAGCGCTGGGGCGAGGCGGATGAGGCCGCCAAGATGATCGAGGCGGCGATCCAGCGCGCGCAAGGTAAGGCCGCGGAGTAG
- a CDS encoding serine hydrolase → MIRNLIRQVAKRVRHSAAAIGVVVVAGVVLAQPGEAQARYAALVMDADTGTVLYAANADTRNYPASLTKMMTLYMTFEALDQGRLTLHQRLPVSRRAQGMAPSKLYLHAGETISVQNAVLALVTKSANDAAVVLAEALGGAEWKFARMMTERARALGMKRTTFRNASGLPNRHQLSTARDMATLSRALIYDFPEYYHYFSTTRFSYNGRAYGNHNNLLEEYRGTDGIKTGYIRASGFNLAASVVRQGRRLIAVVFGGRTARSRDQHIMALLDKGFAKARQLRTIPVVAPPPRKPVQILRTASKADEVKVAAAGSGVVPVPPARTGIQQADRTALRDKVARVVDGLPVPGYGRPEEVQVAARETSNAEGRYAVQVGAYRDAAPAHVAAVRAGNAVPQILGTSEVSVSRIRGDQGPLYRARLTGLDRTDAERACRALVAHGTDCLVIQPRGGVEVAFNAK, encoded by the coding sequence GTGATCCGGAACCTCATCCGACAGGTGGCCAAGCGTGTACGTCACAGTGCGGCTGCGATCGGCGTTGTGGTCGTCGCAGGCGTGGTGCTTGCCCAACCGGGCGAAGCGCAGGCCCGCTACGCCGCCCTGGTGATGGATGCAGATACGGGCACGGTGCTGTACGCCGCAAACGCGGATACACGCAACTACCCCGCGTCACTCACCAAGATGATGACGCTGTACATGACATTCGAGGCCCTCGACCAGGGGCGCCTGACGCTGCATCAGCGCTTGCCGGTCAGCCGTCGTGCCCAGGGCATGGCGCCATCCAAGCTGTACCTGCACGCCGGCGAGACGATCTCGGTTCAGAACGCGGTGCTCGCACTGGTCACCAAGTCGGCGAATGATGCCGCAGTGGTGCTCGCGGAAGCGCTCGGCGGTGCGGAGTGGAAATTCGCCCGCATGATGACCGAGCGGGCGCGGGCGCTTGGGATGAAGCGCACGACCTTCCGCAATGCCTCCGGCCTGCCGAACCGCCATCAGCTGTCGACCGCGCGCGACATGGCCACCCTCTCGCGCGCGCTGATCTACGACTTCCCGGAATACTACCACTACTTCTCCACGACCCGCTTCAGCTACAACGGCCGGGCTTACGGCAACCACAATAACCTGCTGGAGGAATACCGCGGAACCGACGGCATCAAGACCGGCTATATCCGCGCCTCCGGCTTCAATCTGGCTGCCTCGGTCGTGCGCCAGGGTCGTCGGCTGATCGCCGTGGTGTTCGGCGGCCGCACCGCCCGCTCGCGCGATCAGCACATCATGGCCCTGCTGGACAAAGGGTTCGCGAAGGCCCGGCAACTGCGCACCATCCCCGTGGTCGCCCCGCCGCCGCGCAAGCCGGTACAGATCCTGCGCACCGCCAGCAAGGCCGACGAGGTCAAGGTCGCCGCGGCCGGGTCGGGCGTGGTGCCGGTGCCGCCCGCCCGCACCGGCATCCAGCAGGCAGACCGGACGGCGCTGCGCGACAAGGTGGCCCGCGTCGTCGATGGCCTACCGGTCCCGGGCTACGGTCGCCCGGAAGAGGTTCAGGTTGCCGCCCGCGAAACCTCGAACGCCGAGGGCCGTTATGCGGTGCAGGTCGGTGCCTATCGGGACGCCGCGCCCGCGCACGTCGCCGCCGTGCGGGCCGGCAACGCTGTCCCGCAGATCCTGGGCACGAGCGAGGTATCGGTCAGCCGCATTCGCGGCGATCAGGGTCCGCTGTACCGTGCCCGCCTGACCGGTCTGGACCGCACGGATGCCGAGCGTGCCTGCCGTGCGCTGGTCGCCCACGGGACAGACTGTCTGGTGATCCAGCCACGCGGCGGCGTCGAGGTTGCCTTCAACGCCAAGTAA
- a CDS encoding methyl-accepting chemotaxis protein, protein MSEPGAQEAARDRAILQRLAEESGGLGIEVADVAGGIDDLSKALAAQSEELHQLRDSVDQVSQANGRIAENARASRGTAEEAANEVEHSRGTVESSLKDIHDLVEAVTVIQEQLNGLQDALAQVGEVAEGINAIAKQTNLLALNATIEAARAGEAGKGFAVVAQEVKQLAGQTSRATGQIDETLKQLTEQASQLIGQGEESTKRAEAVRSGTQTIGQVIDTVAGAMTTMQTGVADIAEAAETIESRCGGLLESATALSDRVDTTSETMRQSRDRAQNLTLASQRVVQLTAQTDTETVDTPFIKKVKDLASGVGQLFEAAIREGNITQQQLFDRNYQPIPGTDPEQVKTAFTEFCDRVLPQIQEPMLQFDSKIVFCVCVDNNGYLPTHNKKFAKPQGKDPVWNAANCRNRRIFNDRVGLAAGRNTDPFLLQAYRRDMGDSYVMMKDVSAPIFVNGRHWGGVRLAYKV, encoded by the coding sequence ATGAGTGAACCGGGGGCGCAAGAGGCCGCGCGTGATCGCGCGATCCTGCAGAGACTCGCCGAGGAAAGCGGCGGGCTTGGCATCGAGGTTGCCGACGTTGCCGGCGGGATCGACGATCTAAGCAAGGCGCTGGCTGCGCAATCGGAAGAACTGCATCAGCTGCGCGACAGTGTCGATCAGGTCTCTCAGGCGAACGGCCGGATTGCGGAGAACGCACGCGCCAGCCGCGGCACCGCCGAGGAGGCAGCGAACGAGGTCGAGCACTCGCGCGGGACCGTCGAAAGCTCGCTCAAGGATATTCACGACCTGGTCGAAGCGGTCACGGTCATCCAGGAGCAGTTGAACGGTTTGCAGGACGCCCTCGCTCAGGTGGGCGAGGTCGCCGAGGGCATCAACGCGATCGCCAAGCAAACCAACCTGCTGGCGCTCAACGCCACGATCGAGGCCGCGCGCGCCGGCGAGGCCGGCAAGGGCTTCGCGGTCGTCGCCCAGGAGGTCAAGCAGCTGGCCGGCCAGACCAGCCGCGCCACCGGGCAGATTGACGAGACGCTGAAGCAACTGACCGAACAAGCCAGCCAGCTGATCGGGCAGGGCGAGGAGTCCACCAAGCGGGCCGAAGCCGTGCGCTCGGGAACTCAGACGATCGGCCAGGTGATCGACACCGTCGCCGGCGCGATGACCACCATGCAGACCGGCGTCGCCGACATTGCGGAGGCCGCGGAAACCATCGAATCCCGCTGCGGGGGCTTGCTTGAAAGCGCGACCGCGCTGTCCGACCGGGTCGACACCACGAGCGAGACCATGCGGCAGTCGCGCGACCGGGCGCAGAACCTGACCCTCGCCAGCCAGCGGGTGGTTCAGTTGACCGCGCAGACCGACACGGAGACGGTCGACACACCGTTCATCAAGAAGGTGAAGGATCTGGCCTCCGGGGTCGGCCAACTGTTCGAGGCTGCGATCCGTGAAGGCAATATCACCCAGCAGCAATTGTTCGATCGCAACTACCAGCCGATTCCGGGGACCGACCCCGAGCAGGTTAAGACGGCGTTCACCGAGTTCTGCGACCGCGTGCTGCCGCAGATCCAGGAGCCGATGCTGCAGTTTGACAGCAAGATCGTGTTCTGTGTTTGTGTCGACAACAACGGTTACCTGCCGACTCACAACAAGAAGTTCGCCAAGCCGCAGGGCAAGGACCCGGTGTGGAACGCCGCGAACTGCCGCAACCGGCGGATTTTCAACGACCGGGTCGGTCTGGCCGCCGGCCGAAACACCGACCCGTTCCTGCTGCAGGCCTACCGCCGCGACATGGGCGACAGCTACGTCATGATGAAGGACGTGTCCGCCCCGATCTTCGTCAATGGTCGCCACTGGGGCGGCGTGCGGCTCGCCTACAAGGTCTAG